Proteins from a genomic interval of Hornefia porci:
- a CDS encoding BMC domain-containing protein: protein MQRAIGMVEFTSIARGIYVADQMVKISEVEIVTSVSTCPGKYITIVTGDVAAVQSSVTLGEQLAGEFFVDSIVVPNVTESVFPAITGATMPEKLDAVGIMESFSLATMIIAADEILKSAELEPIELRLGNGLGGKSYFTFTGEVAAVQTGVDTGMAIAKEKGLLVNAEVIPSPSDRLIESLL, encoded by the coding sequence ATGCAGAGAGCGATAGGAATGGTCGAATTTACGAGCATTGCGCGCGGCATATATGTAGCGGACCAGATGGTCAAGATCTCAGAGGTGGAGATCGTCACGTCGGTCAGCACCTGCCCGGGCAAGTACATCACCATTGTGACCGGCGATGTTGCGGCGGTTCAGTCCTCCGTGACATTGGGAGAGCAGCTGGCCGGGGAATTCTTTGTGGATTCCATCGTCGTGCCGAATGTAACAGAATCCGTTTTCCCGGCGATTACCGGCGCAACGATGCCGGAGAAGCTGGACGCCGTCGGAATTATGGAATCCTTCTCTCTGGCGACGATGATCATTGCGGCAGATGAGATTCTCAAGTCAGCGGAGCTGGAGCCCATCGAACTGAGACTCGGCAATGGATTGGGCGGCAAGTCATACTTCACCTTTACCGGAGAGGTTGCGGCAGTTCAGACCGGCGTCGATACCGGTATGGCAATTGCGAAGGAAAAGGGACTTCTGGTCAACGCGGAAGTTATTCCATCACCTTCCGATCGATTGATAGAATCACTACTGTAA
- a CDS encoding 4Fe-4S dicluster domain-containing protein, translating into MALLDQIKSAGVIGAGGAGFPTHAKLTSNADYILMNGAECEPLLRVDQQLMAMYPEEIIRGFEMAGRMVGAKQAIIGIKGKHGDVIQILRDTIDRIGFADYVSVGILPDIYPAGDEQVLVYQLTGRVVPEAGIPIMCGCVVMNSETALNVYNASKGIPVTETYVTVAGDIPSRLTLKVPVGTPVLDVLKLSGITDFSEYKVIDGGPMMGPLLADIHGFVVKKNKGYVILKKDHPLIRKKEVTDPQARKINHATCEQCRMCTDMCPRALIGHDTAPHKAMRFMLYGGDDMQGKTIGQLCCQCNLCEYFACPIGLHPKMANMALKDETMKAGVRFQRDENREYRPNRNRDWRLVPSHRLIARIGLTGFDAPAPMSDIRLEPQEVHIMLSQHVGAPAQPIVRAGDRVTAGQMIGRIPEDALGAAVHASIGGEVTEVTDKYIAIRR; encoded by the coding sequence ATGGCGCTTCTGGATCAAATCAAAAGTGCGGGCGTGATCGGAGCCGGCGGAGCCGGATTTCCGACTCATGCCAAATTGACATCAAATGCAGATTACATTCTGATGAACGGAGCGGAGTGCGAACCGCTGCTCCGCGTGGATCAGCAGCTGATGGCCATGTACCCGGAGGAAATCATCAGGGGATTCGAGATGGCCGGCAGGATGGTCGGCGCGAAACAGGCGATCATCGGAATCAAGGGAAAGCATGGCGACGTAATTCAGATTCTCAGAGACACGATTGACCGAATCGGTTTCGCGGATTACGTTTCTGTAGGGATTCTGCCGGATATCTATCCTGCGGGAGACGAGCAGGTTCTGGTCTATCAGCTGACCGGAAGAGTGGTTCCGGAGGCGGGGATCCCTATCATGTGCGGCTGTGTCGTCATGAATTCCGAGACGGCGCTGAATGTTTACAACGCATCAAAGGGCATTCCGGTCACGGAAACCTACGTCACGGTGGCGGGCGACATTCCCAGCCGTCTGACGCTGAAGGTTCCGGTGGGAACACCGGTGCTGGATGTGCTGAAGCTGTCGGGAATCACGGATTTCTCTGAATACAAAGTTATCGACGGCGGACCGATGATGGGACCGCTGCTGGCGGATATCCATGGTTTTGTCGTCAAGAAGAACAAAGGATATGTCATCCTGAAGAAGGATCATCCGTTGATCAGAAAGAAGGAAGTCACTGATCCGCAGGCACGGAAAATCAATCACGCTACCTGTGAGCAGTGCCGTATGTGTACGGATATGTGCCCCAGAGCGCTGATCGGACACGATACGGCGCCGCATAAAGCGATGCGGTTCATGCTCTACGGCGGAGACGACATGCAGGGAAAGACCATCGGGCAGCTCTGCTGCCAGTGTAATCTTTGTGAATACTTCGCATGTCCGATAGGGCTCCATCCCAAGATGGCCAATATGGCCCTGAAGGATGAGACAATGAAGGCGGGAGTCCGGTTCCAGAGAGACGAGAACCGGGAATACAGACCGAACAGGAACAGAGACTGGCGTCTGGTTCCGAGTCACCGTCTGATCGCCAGGATCGGGCTCACCGGATTTGACGCTCCCGCGCCGATGTCTGACATCCGGCTGGAGCCGCAGGAAGTGCACATCATGCTGTCTCAGCATGTAGGCGCACCCGCGCAGCCGATTGTCCGCGCGGGCGATAGAGTAACCGCCGGTCAGATGATCGGCAGAATTCCGGAGGATGCTTTAGGCGCGGCTGTACACGCCAGCATCGGTGGAGAAGTAACCGAAGTCACAGATAAGTACATCGCGATTAGGAGGTAG
- a CDS encoding EutN/CcmL family microcompartment protein yields the protein MLTAKLIDNIWATRKTPLLNGYKLMLVEVIGGGKNDGQRLVAVDTISSGIGDRVLVTLGSSARRMVEDDSIPVDAAIVGIIDEDCEF from the coding sequence ATGCTGACGGCTAAGCTGATCGATAATATCTGGGCGACCAGAAAGACGCCGCTTCTGAACGGATACAAGCTGATGCTTGTGGAGGTGATCGGCGGAGGAAAGAATGATGGACAGCGCCTTGTGGCGGTGGATACCATCAGTTCCGGAATCGGAGACAGAGTACTGGTAACGCTGGGATCGTCTGCCAGAAGAATGGTGGAGGACGACAGCATACCGGTTGATGCCGCGATTGTCGGCATCATAGATGAAGACTGTGAATTTTAG
- a CDS encoding BMC domain-containing protein encodes MEFRIIKTPSQGTLDILMRRKGTPASQRPESIDAVGLVQGRLIEMVVAADIAEKTVGVTVEDIRGSCPQNMIMLAIFGDTASVESALRAIREDAEGSKYNADG; translated from the coding sequence ATGGAATTCAGAATCATTAAGACCCCCTCGCAGGGGACGCTCGATATCCTGATGAGACGGAAGGGAACTCCCGCCTCTCAGAGACCGGAAAGCATCGATGCCGTAGGCCTTGTGCAGGGCAGGCTGATTGAAATGGTGGTTGCCGCTGACATCGCGGAAAAAACCGTAGGCGTTACGGTGGAGGATATCAGAGGCAGCTGTCCGCAGAACATGATTATGCTTGCAATATTCGGAGACACAGCGTCCGTGGAATCAGCGCTCCGCGCGATTCGGGAGGACGCAGAGGGGAGTAAGTACAATGCTGACGGCTAA
- the eutJ gene encoding ethanolamine utilization protein EutJ, translated as MSEKRVNFEYCDQLVEKFEQVCEKPELHKSSVYYTGVDLGTACVVVAVLDENYEPVAGCYKYADVVRDGMVVDYIGAVQIVREMKQELEEKLDTELIYAAAAIPPGTETVDSGAVENVVRGAGFTLSNLLDEPTAANEVLKIQNGAVVDIGGGTTGISIFKDGKVVYIADEPTGGTHFSLVLSGAYKMPFEEAEVFKRDPDNHKEIFPVLKPVIEKVAAIINEHIEGHQVEEISLVGGTCCLTGIEGTIEKKTGIYTHKPGNPMFVTPLGIALSCRQEEYEGKW; from the coding sequence ATGTCTGAGAAACGAGTAAACTTTGAGTATTGCGATCAACTGGTGGAGAAATTCGAGCAGGTCTGCGAAAAGCCGGAGCTTCACAAATCGTCGGTGTATTATACCGGCGTCGATCTCGGAACCGCCTGTGTGGTTGTGGCGGTGCTGGATGAGAACTACGAGCCGGTGGCAGGCTGCTACAAATACGCCGACGTCGTCAGAGACGGCATGGTCGTAGACTACATCGGAGCAGTTCAGATCGTCCGTGAAATGAAGCAGGAGCTGGAGGAGAAACTGGATACGGAGCTGATTTACGCGGCGGCCGCAATCCCGCCGGGAACGGAAACGGTTGATTCCGGCGCGGTGGAGAACGTCGTGCGGGGAGCCGGATTCACTCTGAGCAATCTGCTGGATGAACCCACAGCTGCGAACGAGGTGCTGAAGATCCAGAACGGAGCGGTTGTCGACATCGGCGGAGGAACGACCGGAATCTCCATCTTCAAGGACGGGAAGGTGGTCTATATCGCCGATGAACCCACAGGTGGAACACACTTCTCACTGGTTTTGTCAGGCGCTTACAAAATGCCCTTCGAGGAGGCAGAGGTGTTCAAGCGTGATCCGGACAACCACAAAGAAATCTTCCCGGTGCTCAAGCCTGTGATTGAAAAGGTCGCGGCGATCATCAACGAGCATATCGAGGGACATCAGGTTGAGGAAATCTCCCTTGTCGGGGGAACCTGCTGTCTGACCGGGATTGAAGGAACCATCGAGAAGAAAACAGGAATCTATACACATAAACCCGGGAATCCGATGTTCGTCACGCCGCTGGGAATCGCTCTCAGCTGCAGGCAGGAGGAATACGAAGGGAAATGGTAG
- a CDS encoding EutP/PduV family microcompartment system protein — translation MRKIMVIGTGKSGKTALVDAINGEKRPPRKTQDMIFGKYTIDVPGAYLENPWMYKHLISAAQNNAGHILILVDQSNPVDKYSHGFAKVFRYPVTGVITKCDLHPENEETCRKQLKYIGVEEPYFRVSVKTGEGIEELKEYVLKDIIERSKKHEIHNGR, via the coding sequence ATGCGCAAAATAATGGTGATCGGTACCGGAAAGTCCGGAAAAACGGCATTGGTGGATGCCATCAACGGAGAAAAACGACCGCCGAGAAAAACGCAGGATATGATATTCGGGAAATACACCATAGATGTTCCGGGCGCATACCTGGAAAATCCGTGGATGTACAAGCATCTCATATCCGCGGCACAGAACAATGCGGGACATATTCTGATTCTTGTGGATCAGAGCAATCCCGTCGACAAATATTCTCATGGATTCGCAAAGGTTTTCCGCTATCCGGTTACGGGAGTGATTACCAAATGTGATCTTCACCCGGAGAACGAGGAGACCTGCCGGAAACAGCTGAAGTACATCGGCGTTGAGGAGCCTTATTTCCGGGTCAGTGTGAAAACGGGCGAAGGCATAGAGGAACTGAAGGAATACGTGCTGAAAGACATCATTGAAAGGTCGAAGAAACATGAAATTCATAACGGAAGATGA
- the eutS gene encoding ethanolamine utilization microcompartment protein EutS — MGVIKETNDELQRVIEESVPGKQVTIAHVIAAPMTDIYERLGIDEAGAIGILTLSPYETAIIAADIATKAADVQIGFLDRFTGSVVISGDVQSVETALQAVTDTLCNLLGFSTVEVTKT, encoded by the coding sequence ATGGGTGTAATCAAGGAAACAAATGATGAACTGCAGCGTGTCATAGAGGAATCGGTCCCCGGCAAACAGGTGACCATCGCTCATGTCATCGCCGCGCCCATGACGGACATCTACGAACGTCTTGGGATTGACGAGGCGGGAGCCATCGGCATCCTGACTTTGTCCCCCTATGAGACGGCGATCATCGCGGCCGATATCGCGACGAAAGCCGCAGACGTCCAGATCGGCTTCCTCGACAGATTTACAGGCTCTGTCGTCATTTCCGGAGACGTGCAGAGCGTGGAGACGGCGCTGCAGGCGGTAACGGACACCTTGTGCAATCTGCTGGGATTCAGTACAGTGGAGGTTACAAAGACCTGA
- the cutC gene encoding choline trimethylamine-lyase translates to MDIRDFSNKLAEATKDMSAEERNALKSMFENVTKEMERKEAAAPAQAAAQPAAAAPAPSSPDWQPDGPTPRIKALKDNYRKQVPSISTYRARAVTEITKANPGMPKIILRAKAFRHCCETAPLIIQDNELIVGNPTGGPRVGAFAPDIAWKWMRDELDTIGTRDQDPFYISDEDKKYMKEELFPFWEGKSVDEYCEDQYKECGGWELSGESFVSDCSYHAQNGGGDSNPGYDVILMKKGMKDIQQEAREHLKELDYSNPADIDKIYFYKGVIDTTEGVMIYAKRLSDYAAQLAGQCTDPTRKAELLKISEINAKVPANKPETFWEAIQAVWTIESLLPVEENQTGMSIGRVDQYMYPFYKADMESGRMNQYQAFELASCMLIKMSEMMWVTSEGASKFFAGYQPFVNMCVGGVTREGVDATNDLTYLLMDAVRFTKIYQPSLACRIHNKSPQKYMEKIVDVVRAGMGFPACHFDDTHIKMMLAKGVSIEDARDYCLMGCVEPQKSGRLYQWTSTSYTQWPICIELVLNHGVPLWYGKQVTPDLGPLTQYKTYEDFDKAVKAQIQYITKWTAVMTVISQRVQRDLAPKPLMSIMFEGCMEKGRGVEAGGAMYNYGPGVVWSGLATYADSMAAIKKLVFDDKKYTLEQLNEGLKADFVGYEQMRADCLAAPKYGNDDDYADYICTDLINFTEMEHRKYKTLFAQMSHGTLSISNNTPFGQMTGASANGRKAWTPLSDGISPTQGADKKGPTAIIKSVSKMSNDNMNIGLVHNFKLMPGILDTPEGEQGLITLLRTACLFGNGEMQFNYVNNEDMIAAQKDPDNYRDLVVRVAGYSAFFTELCKDVQDEIISRTMLTHF, encoded by the coding sequence TTGGACATTCGTGATTTTTCAAACAAACTGGCGGAAGCTACGAAAGACATGTCGGCGGAAGAGCGCAACGCACTGAAGTCCATGTTTGAGAATGTTACTAAGGAAATGGAACGCAAGGAAGCGGCAGCTCCGGCGCAGGCGGCAGCGCAGCCCGCCGCTGCGGCCCCGGCTCCGTCTTCTCCGGACTGGCAGCCGGACGGACCTACGCCGAGAATCAAGGCGCTGAAGGATAACTACAGGAAGCAGGTTCCGTCGATTTCCACATACCGTGCGAGAGCGGTCACCGAAATCACAAAGGCGAATCCGGGAATGCCGAAGATCATCCTGAGAGCCAAGGCGTTCCGTCACTGCTGCGAAACCGCTCCACTGATCATTCAGGATAATGAGCTGATCGTCGGAAATCCGACGGGCGGTCCCCGTGTCGGCGCGTTCGCTCCGGACATCGCCTGGAAATGGATGAGAGACGAGCTGGATACCATCGGCACCAGAGACCAGGATCCGTTCTACATTTCCGATGAAGACAAAAAATACATGAAAGAGGAGCTGTTCCCCTTCTGGGAAGGAAAATCCGTTGACGAGTACTGCGAAGACCAGTACAAGGAATGCGGAGGCTGGGAGCTTTCCGGCGAATCCTTTGTCTCAGACTGCTCCTATCACGCGCAGAACGGCGGCGGCGATTCCAACCCCGGCTACGACGTGATTCTGATGAAGAAGGGCATGAAGGACATCCAGCAGGAGGCGAGAGAGCATCTGAAAGAGCTGGATTACTCCAACCCGGCGGACATTGACAAAATCTACTTCTATAAAGGCGTGATCGACACGACTGAAGGCGTCATGATCTACGCGAAGAGACTGTCCGACTACGCGGCGCAGCTGGCGGGACAGTGCACCGATCCGACGAGAAAAGCAGAACTCCTGAAGATCTCAGAGATCAACGCCAAGGTTCCCGCAAACAAGCCGGAAACCTTCTGGGAAGCTATCCAGGCGGTCTGGACCATCGAGTCCCTGCTTCCGGTAGAGGAGAATCAGACCGGCATGTCCATCGGACGTGTGGATCAGTATATGTATCCGTTCTACAAGGCGGATATGGAATCCGGCAGAATGAATCAGTATCAGGCGTTTGAGCTGGCGAGCTGCATGCTGATCAAGATGTCCGAGATGATGTGGGTAACCAGTGAAGGCGCATCCAAGTTCTTCGCGGGATATCAGCCCTTCGTCAATATGTGCGTAGGCGGCGTTACCCGTGAGGGCGTCGACGCGACCAACGATCTGACCTACCTGCTGATGGACGCGGTGAGATTCACAAAGATCTATCAGCCGTCGCTGGCCTGCCGGATCCATAACAAATCGCCGCAGAAGTACATGGAGAAGATAGTAGACGTCGTAAGAGCGGGAATGGGATTCCCGGCCTGCCATTTCGACGATACTCATATTAAGATGATGCTTGCCAAGGGAGTGTCGATTGAGGACGCGAGAGATTACTGCCTGATGGGCTGTGTAGAACCGCAGAAGTCCGGAAGACTGTATCAGTGGACCTCCACCTCCTATACCCAGTGGCCGATCTGCATCGAGCTGGTGCTGAATCACGGTGTACCTCTCTGGTACGGCAAGCAGGTCACACCTGATCTTGGTCCTCTCACGCAGTATAAGACTTATGAGGACTTTGACAAAGCGGTCAAGGCGCAGATCCAGTACATCACCAAGTGGACTGCCGTTATGACGGTAATCTCCCAGAGAGTACAGAGAGATCTGGCGCCGAAGCCGCTGATGTCCATCATGTTTGAAGGCTGCATGGAAAAGGGAAGAGGCGTTGAGGCCGGCGGCGCGATGTACAATTACGGACCGGGCGTCGTCTGGAGCGGACTCGCGACCTATGCGGATTCCATGGCGGCGATTAAGAAGCTGGTATTCGACGACAAAAAATATACGCTGGAGCAGCTGAACGAAGGTCTGAAGGCTGACTTCGTCGGCTACGAGCAGATGAGAGCGGACTGCCTGGCAGCGCCGAAATACGGAAATGACGACGATTATGCGGATTACATCTGCACAGATCTGATCAACTTCACCGAGATGGAGCACCGCAAGTACAAGACTCTGTTCGCGCAGATGTCTCACGGAACGCTGTCCATCTCCAACAACACGCCGTTCGGACAGATGACCGGCGCCTCCGCCAACGGACGGAAAGCGTGGACGCCGCTGTCGGATGGAATTTCTCCGACACAGGGCGCGGACAAGAAGGGCCCGACGGCCATCATCAAGTCCGTCTCGAAGATGTCCAACGACAACATGAACATCGGTCTGGTGCACAACTTCAAGCTGATGCCGGGAATCCTGGATACGCCGGAGGGCGAGCAGGGACTGATTACCCTGCTGAGAACCGCCTGCCTGTTCGGGAACGGCGAAATGCAGTTCAACTACGTGAACAATGAAGACATGATCGCCGCACAGAAGGATCCGGACAACTACAGAGATCTGGTCGTTCGTGTCGCCGGCTACAGCGCGTTCTTCACAGAGCTGTGTAAGGACGTGCAGGATGAGATCATCAGCAGAACCATGCTGACACATTTTTAA
- a CDS encoding BMC domain-containing protein, which produces MSNKGQGQALGMIETFGLVFMLQAADAMVKAAEVEVVGYENTASGYISILTRGDVAACKSAVEAGIKAVEEMGAEVYSSCVIATPHPGLEKIIERYTLDKLLPY; this is translated from the coding sequence ATGAGTAATAAAGGTCAGGGACAGGCACTGGGTATGATTGAGACCTTCGGACTGGTATTCATGCTTCAGGCGGCGGACGCGATGGTGAAAGCCGCGGAGGTGGAAGTCGTCGGCTATGAAAATACCGCATCGGGCTACATCTCGATTCTCACGAGAGGCGATGTCGCAGCGTGCAAGTCGGCGGTCGAGGCGGGAATCAAGGCCGTCGAAGAGATGGGCGCAGAGGTTTACAGCTCCTGCGTCATCGCGACGCCCCATCCGGGACTGGAAAAGATCATTGAGAGATATACACTGGATAAGCTGTTGCCGTATTAA
- a CDS encoding BMC domain-containing protein produces the protein MSRYYGEQAIGLVETIGMVPALDACDKMLKAADVELISYENIGSTLVTIIVKGDVAACKASVEAGARAAAAIGTLTAQNVMPRPIPDIGDIVSCHDVDCY, from the coding sequence ATGAGCAGATATTACGGCGAACAGGCAATCGGACTTGTCGAAACCATCGGCATGGTTCCCGCGCTGGATGCCTGTGACAAGATGCTGAAGGCTGCAGACGTGGAGCTGATTTCCTATGAGAATATCGGATCCACTCTGGTTACGATTATTGTCAAGGGCGACGTTGCGGCATGTAAAGCTTCCGTAGAGGCAGGCGCCAGAGCGGCGGCGGCGATCGGAACGCTGACGGCGCAGAATGTAATGCCGCGGCCGATTCCGGATATCGGCGATATCGTATCTTGCCACGATGTCGATTGTTATTGA
- a CDS encoding MerR family transcriptional regulator — METIKEFYSIGEVSRLCNVSRKAMRFYDEIGLIHPDKIGSNNYRFYSREALLNLTILKYYKQMGFKLEEMRSLMGTEEYQEIEHGFLRKIGELEEEQVSIEGQLTSVRDWYSLLLEAQTVILNDAREVSVKYIEPDEFGFMDQDYIGDPKEAVINLEWTEFLDQIAVEITGPVMIEFPSYKDRIDNRCTRMRLLQKMIRPRHKEYLVQMGGCMMLSCYHIGPHDTIADTYHKMENWAQSHGYLLGDSSWERYVTDYWTTKNTEMFVTEIRLEVHR, encoded by the coding sequence ATGGAAACGATCAAGGAATTTTATTCAATCGGCGAGGTAAGCAGGCTTTGCAACGTATCCCGCAAAGCAATGCGTTTTTATGATGAGATCGGACTGATTCACCCGGACAAGATCGGCAGCAACAACTACCGGTTCTATTCCCGGGAGGCTCTTCTGAACCTGACGATTCTGAAGTACTACAAGCAGATGGGCTTCAAGCTGGAAGAGATGAGAAGTCTGATGGGGACGGAGGAATATCAGGAAATCGAGCACGGCTTTCTGCGGAAAATAGGCGAGCTGGAGGAAGAACAGGTCAGTATCGAGGGACAGCTGACCTCAGTGCGCGACTGGTATTCGCTGCTGCTGGAGGCGCAGACCGTCATTCTGAACGACGCCCGGGAGGTCTCTGTCAAGTACATCGAGCCGGATGAGTTCGGCTTTATGGATCAGGATTACATCGGAGACCCCAAGGAAGCAGTGATCAACCTGGAGTGGACGGAATTTCTGGATCAGATCGCGGTCGAGATTACAGGACCGGTCATGATTGAATTCCCATCGTACAAAGACCGGATCGACAACCGATGCACCAGGATGCGGCTGCTGCAGAAGATGATCCGCCCCAGACATAAAGAATATCTGGTGCAGATGGGCGGCTGCATGATGCTGTCCTGCTACCACATCGGTCCCCACGATACAATCGCGGATACCTATCATAAAATGGAGAACTGGGCGCAGAGCCACGGCTATCTTCTGGGGGACTCTTCCTGGGAGCGGTATGTTACCGATTACTGGACCACAAAGAATACAGAGATGTTTGTTACGGAGATTCGGCTGGAGGTGCACCGCTGA
- a CDS encoding DUF4125 family protein, producing MGQVQRNGSGKDRLINEIIALEWDMFQRVENIGGRAGCQDDWNTFYIMRYSQDATWSEDTLRSYLNDLKRAEASGRNLLTEKYAYMMEFTDPEYYREHLQASLPALSEQKGRLIAEIVGLQLISHRKFAGQFPRIAGAGRPVGEDRGETSVKSYSIGELKTYSEETLRLLLRDVKQNPDMVLDIQRSIAEFYGYSGPEAAEQALAGREDGRRSR from the coding sequence ATGGGGCAGGTACAAAGAAACGGCAGCGGGAAGGACAGACTGATCAATGAAATTATCGCGCTGGAATGGGACATGTTTCAGAGAGTGGAGAACATCGGGGGCCGGGCGGGCTGTCAGGACGACTGGAACACGTTTTACATCATGCGGTACAGCCAGGACGCGACGTGGAGCGAGGACACCCTGCGCAGTTATCTGAACGATCTGAAGCGGGCGGAGGCGTCAGGGCGGAACCTTCTGACGGAAAAATATGCGTATATGATGGAATTCACTGACCCGGAATATTACCGGGAGCACCTGCAGGCGTCGCTGCCGGCTCTTTCGGAGCAGAAGGGACGTCTGATCGCGGAGATTGTCGGTCTTCAGCTGATCTCTCACCGGAAATTCGCCGGACAGTTTCCACGGATTGCGGGTGCGGGCCGGCCGGTCGGAGAGGATCGGGGTGAGACATCGGTGAAATCCTATTCCATCGGCGAGTTGAAGACATATTCGGAGGAAACGCTGCGGCTGCTGCTGCGGGATGTAAAGCAGAATCCGGATATGGTGCTGGATATCCAGCGGAGCATTGCGGAGTTCTACGGGTACTCCGGGCCGGAGGCCGCGGAACAGGCGCTGGCCGGCAGAGAAGACGGTCGGCGGTCACGGTAG
- a CDS encoding DUF4037 domain-containing protein, producing the protein MKGMELARAYYTQLGAPLIRQALPEYEGRIAAGLVGEGSECYGYDDAYSQDHDFGPGFCLWVTSDTAVRAGKEIQALYDGLPKEFMGYTRNETPEGKGRVGLFRIDYFYQRYTNCPGAPETNMQWMNVPERFLSVATNGEVFTDPEGAFTDVRRKLLAFYPADVLRKKLAARAAVMAQAGQYNYPRCVQRGDRGAAFFAMNEFVQAALSAVFLLNRRYMPFYKWAFRAAEELPALRDSVRSLRRLADLEKVVPPAEAQSLIEGICAEVAEELRRQDFSSSGDSFLAPHSGEIMAGIQDPEIRRLHVMADCD; encoded by the coding sequence ATGAAGGGCATGGAGCTGGCCCGTGCGTATTATACGCAGCTGGGCGCGCCGCTGATCCGTCAGGCGCTGCCGGAGTATGAGGGCCGCATCGCGGCGGGCCTTGTAGGCGAGGGATCCGAGTGCTACGGATATGACGATGCATATTCACAGGATCACGATTTCGGTCCGGGCTTCTGCCTCTGGGTCACATCGGATACGGCAGTCAGAGCGGGGAAGGAGATTCAGGCCCTGTATGACGGTCTTCCGAAAGAATTCATGGGATATACCCGGAACGAAACCCCGGAAGGGAAGGGACGGGTAGGTCTTTTCCGCATAGATTACTTTTATCAGCGGTACACGAACTGTCCGGGAGCGCCGGAGACCAACATGCAGTGGATGAACGTTCCGGAACGGTTTCTGTCCGTCGCGACGAACGGTGAGGTCTTCACGGATCCTGAGGGGGCGTTTACTGATGTCCGCCGGAAGCTGCTTGCTTTCTATCCGGCCGATGTGCTTCGCAAGAAGCTGGCTGCCAGAGCCGCGGTGATGGCGCAGGCGGGACAGTATAACTATCCGCGCTGCGTTCAGCGGGGAGACAGGGGCGCTGCGTTTTTCGCGATGAATGAATTTGTTCAGGCAGCTCTTTCCGCGGTGTTTCTGCTGAACCGCAGATATATGCCGTTCTATAAATGGGCGTTCCGGGCCGCGGAGGAACTTCCGGCGCTGCGGGACTCGGTACGGAGTCTGCGTCGCCTGGCTGATCTGGAGAAGGTTGTTCCTCCGGCAGAAGCGCAAAGCCTCATCGAGGGAATATGTGCGGAAGTGGCAGAAGAGCTGAGGCGGCAGGACTTCTCCTCATCGGGAGATTCCTTCCTGGCACCGCACAGCGGCGAGATCATGGCGGGAATACAGGATCCTGAGATCCGCAGGCTGCATGTGATGGCAGACTGTGACTGA